One genomic window of Manihot esculenta cultivar AM560-2 chromosome 16, M.esculenta_v8, whole genome shotgun sequence includes the following:
- the LOC122722081 gene encoding zinc finger MYM-type protein 1-like — protein sequence MSRITIIIDKYFTKLPKNSEPLNSKPKEKVAFVEKESLASDDDIIGDPGLRKPIDSYPFEIRDSLRRRYLAKGPCQPVGHEFPFTLIREKNQRFQVAWFKDYEWLEYSVSKDKAYCLYCYLFANNNRSGGNVFTEIGFNNWKDGRRAFVNHEGSLGSSHSGCRMKVEQYRNQRGNVNQLLARQTTAMEDDYRTRLSMVVSVARILLEEGLPFRGHDESAESLHRGNFLEHISWVCKREENVNKVMGKNAPGNNQLTSPTIQRDIIECCAMETRKIILNELGEKKFALLVDEAEIVQ from the exons ATGTCAA GAATTACAATAATAATCGACAAATATTTTACCAAACTACCAAAAAATTCAGAACCTTTAAATTCAAAACCAAAGGAGAAAGTTGCTTTTGTTGAGAAAGAAAGTCTTGCATCAGATGATGATATTATTGGTGATCCTGGACTGCGAAAACCAATTGATAGTTACCCATTTGAAATTAGAGATTCATTGAGGAGAAGATACTTAGCTAAAGGCCCTTGTCAACCAGTTGGGCATGAATTTCCATTCACTCTTATTCGCGAAAAGAATCAAAGGTTTCAAGTTGCTTGGTTCAAGGATTATGAATGGTTAGAGTATAGTGTATCTAAAGACAAAGCTTATTGTTTATATTGTTATTTGTTTGCAAATAACAATAGAAGTGGGGGAAATGTTTTTACTGAGATTGGTTTTAATAACTGGAAAGATGGAAGACGTGCATTTGTCAATCATGAAGGAAGTCTTGGTAGCTCACATAGTGGTTGTAGAATGAAGGTCGAGCAATATCGTAATCAAAGAGGGAATGTGAATCAGCTATTGGCAAGACAAACTACTGCTATGGAAGATGATTATCGCACTCGATTGTCAATGGTTGTAAGTGTTGCTCGAATACTTTTAGAGGAAGGTTTGCCTTTTAGAGGACATGATGAATCTGCAGAGTCACTCCACCGAGGTAATTTTCTAGAACATATTAGTTGGGTATGCAAGCGAGAAGAAAATGTAAATAAAGTGATGGGAAAGAATGCTCCAGGAAATAATCAATTGACTTCTCCTACAATTCAAAGGGATATTATTGAATGTTGTGCAATGGAAACGAGAAAGATCATATTGAATGAGCTAGGGGAGAAGAAGTTTGCTCTTTTGGTTGATGAAGCCGAGATTGTTCAGTAA